The DNA window CGGCCCACGACTTGCGCATCGCAAACACCAGGCCGGGAGCGAATAGCGCGACGCCCGCGACGGCATGCCAGCCGTTGTAGTCCATTCCTAACAGCTGCACGGTCGGCGCGTTGGGCCCGGTCGCGAAGCTGGGATTGATGATGAAGCCGACCACCGCCTGAATGACGTGAACAACACAGATGATCAGCAGCCCGATCTGGGCGAAACTCCACCTCACATTGCACCCCCTTGTGCGCGGCAAGATGGCCCAAATACTACGTTCTGTAGTAGGTCATTGGCAATGAAGGCGGTGACTACGCCGTGCCGTTCCGTTCGATCCAGTGGGTGAGCGCATCTTCGAGTGCGGTCGCGACGTCCACGCCGGCGCTGTCAGCGGCCTGCTCGAACCGCTCGACCAGGTCGGTGCGGACCGAGACGCCCAACCTGGCGTGCGACGGTTTTGGCTTCGGCGGCAGGTCGACGGGGACGTGCCGCGCGACAGACGCGTCGATGATTTGGCGAAGTGCCGGTATCTCGTCGAGCAACGCGGCGAGATCGTCGCGTTCGATACGTAACAACTCGGCCGGCCCCATCGTCGTCACGGTCGCGGAACGCAGCCTCCCACGGTGTAGCGCCGACTCGCCGATCACCTCGCCCGGCCCCAGCGCGGCGACGCGGTCTCGCCCGACGTACACGCCGACCTCCCCGCTGAGCAGGACGTATACCGAGTCCGACGGAGTCTGCTCATGAATCAGCGGCAACGGGGCCGACGTCGACGTTCGATGGGCTGCTCGGGCGAGGCGCTGAAGTTCAGCATCCGAGAAGCTTTCGAACGTGACGTACCGGCGTAGCCGACGAGCGTCTTCCTCGTATCGCTTCGCGTCTGCCTTCATAGCGGACCCCTGACGTGCGATGTGCCCCTGACATCGAAGAGCGTAGCGCGGGTAGCCGGGTCGCCGACAGAACTAAATGCGGTCTAGACCGGCTGCGTCAGTTCCGGCCGGGAAGCCGCATCACCGTCCGCACGATGGGCAACAGCGACTTCTGCCAGAGAGTCCCCGGAATGCCAAGCGGCGGATCGAGATTGAACACGCGCGCCGTCGCGATCGTCTGCGATTCGGTGTACTTCAGCAGGCCCTCGGGACCGTGCCGGCGGCCTACGCCGGACTGGCCCATGCCGCCCATCGGCGCGCTGAGGCTGCCCCACGCGAACGCGTAGCCCTCGTTGACGTTAACCGTCCCCGACCGCAGCCGGGCGGCGATCTGCTGGCCTTCCGCCGACGAGCCGGCCCACACGCTGGCGTTGAGCCCGTATTCGGTGGCATTGGCCTTCTCGACGGCTTCGTCGACGTCGGCGACGGGGTAGATCGAGACGACGGGCCCGAACGTCTCGTTGGCCGCGCACTCCATTTCCGGCGTGACGTCCGTCAGCACCGTGGGCTCGTAGAACAGCGGCCCGATGTCGGGCCGGGCCTTGCCGCCGGCAATCACCTTGGCGCCCTTGGCTTTCGCGTCGTCCACGTGATCGGTCACGGTGTTCAGCTGGCCCGCGGAGATCAAGCTCCCCATGTCGACCGAGAAGTCATACGCGGTGCCCAGCTTCATGTTCCGCACTGCGGCACCGAACTTGCCGGCGAAATCGTCGGCGATGTCCTTCTCGACGTAAATTCGCTCGATCGAGATGCATAGCTGGCCCGCGTTGGAGAAGCACGCGCGGGTCGCCGCCTTGGCGGCTTTGTCGAGGTTCGCCCCCCGGGTGACGATCATCGCGTTCTTGCCCCCGAGCTCGGCCGAGAATCCGATCAGCCGACGGCCGGCGTGTTCCGCGAGCTGCCGGCCGGTGGCCGTCGAACCGGTGAACATCAAGTAGTCGCAGTTGTCGATGATCGCTGTGCCAACCACCGAGCCCGGCCCGGGCGCGACCGCGTAGAGCGCGCGCGGCAGTCCGGCCTTGTACAGAAGCTCGGCACACGCCAGCGCGCAATACGGCGTCTGGCTGTCCGGCTTGAGCACCACGGCGTTGCCGGCCAGCAGGGCCGGCACCGAGTCGGACGCCGTCAGCGTCATGGGATAGTTCCACGGCGAAATCACCCCGACCACGCCCTTGGGCTGGTAACCCACCGTGGTCTTGCCGATCCCCGGGAGCAGCGACTGCACCGTGCGGGGCTTCAGCAGATCCTCCGACACGCGCGCGTAGTAATTCGCGTTCGCCACCAGGTCGACGATCTCCTCCTGTGCGGCCCAGCGGGCCTTGCCCGCCTCCGCCTGCAGGAGATCCATCAGGAACTCGCGATTCTGGACGACCAGGTCGCGATAGCGGCTGATGATCTCGACGCGCTCGGTGACCGGGCGGTTCGCCCAGTCGGCCTGGGCCGCGCGCGCTTCGGCGAACGCGGCTTCGACGTCTTCGGCCGTGGCGATGGGGATGGTGGTCAGCGGCTTGCCGGTGAAGACCTCGTCGATCGTCTTGGTCTGGCGGGCTGCGGCGTCCTTGATCGCGGCCAGCTGGCGCAGGCGGTCGAAGACTTCGGCTGACGGTGCGGGCATTTCGTTACCTCCCGAGGAATCGCAGGCGTCCAGGACACCAGACTATGGTGCTTCCCGGCGGGCTTGTTCCGCCGCCTCTCGCGCTGCACCGCTGCTTACATCATTGGGAGAAATGGCAGCAGCCAGACCAGGGAAAGATCGATCGAGTCTTTGTGTTGCGGGCAATAGGCTGCCACCGAAGCGCCGATAAAGAATCCGGCTCTCGAGTGCATCCGCCCGGTGAGCCGGTCAACGCAACGTTGACTGAGGCATCTGTGCCGCGGTCGCGGCTTGCGTGCTCTGGCCATTCGTTTCCGGGGCGCTCACGTCGCGGAGCTGCACGGGCTGAGAGCGCCAGCCGGCATACCCAAGTGCCGCGCTTATCGCCGCGCAGACAATGGCCTCGGTCCACATGAATCCGACCCCCCACTTCCTACCCAGGAAGATCGGCTCGTCGATGATGCCGCTCGATGTGGCTATGGCGTAGCCGGCGTGTGCGTATGCAATTCCGGCGAACGCTCCGCTGAAGAATTTGCAGGCTTCTCGATTCATTTCTTTCTCCTGTTCCCGGTTGCCACGAAGTCGGGTGATCTCACTGTCGTCCTGCACTCCGACGGGAGGTAGGGGCCAAAGACCTCCCGCGTCGGACCCTTCGTCGCCTCCTCGGACCGTCGTCTAATGGGGGACTTCGGTCCCTATCGGGGAGTTTCTGCTAAATGGTCGAATTACTGCATCAATCACGGAAATTCGAGCATCTCGACACAAAGTCTCGGCCGGTGCCTCGTCGGACGATCAGCACCAGATGGAGGCAATCGGATGAAATTCTCGCCAAAGGTCGACACCGCGACGCGCATCTTCTCCCGGGTGCTGGGTCCGTATTACGCCATCGTCTGCATCACCGGATTGGTGCGCAGGCCGTCCGAGTTGCCGCTGCTCTCTGATGTCGGGATATGGCCGTGGGCGACGGCCGCGCCCATACTGATGATCGGTCTGGTGGTCATCGCCCTGCATCCACACTGGCAAAGCGCGGCGGCGGTCATCATCTCGGTCATGGGCTGGTCGATGGCCCTGCGCGGGTTCGCTCTGCTGGCCTTTCCCGGGGCTTTCTCGTCGATCGTCGGCTCGGTGACGGGCGTGGGGGCGCACCGCACCATCTACGCCATCCTCGGCGGGCTCGGACTGTATCTGACCTACGTCGGCTGGGGACCCGCATCCGGTCAATCCGAGCTACATGAGTTGAGTTCGACGAGGGACGAACATGTCTCGCGTGACTAGGTCGGCGTGAAACGAACCTGGCACAGCCCGCCTTGAGCTTCAACGGATTCGACGGGTTAGGCGCAGCGACGAGGGGGTAAGAGCATAGGCAGTGCGTAACCAAGGTCGGTTCGATGTGATCGCCCGAGAGATGGTCCAGGGGGCTTCGGGCGGTTGTTGCCTGCTCCTCGATCGCGATCTGCGGATCCGCGCGGCCAGCACGGACTACGAGCGCGTCACCCTGCGGCAGCACGGCGAACTTCCCGGGCAATACCTCTTCGACGCCTTCCCGGACAATCCCAAGGATCCGCACGCCGACGGGACGGCGAAGCTCGCGTCGTCGCTGGAGACCGCGATGCAAAGCGGCCACACCCACACGATGCGGATGCAGCGCTACGACATTCCCGATCCCGCGGCGCCCGACGAATTTCTGCCGAAGGTGTGGAGTCCTACCAACTCTCCGTTGCTCGATCACGGCGAGCTGGTCGGCGTGGTGCACCGCGTGGAGGAAGTCGCGCAGAGCCGGCAACTTCTCGACGAGGTGGCGCGCGACATCGATCACGGTGTCGCCTGGGATCCGGCAGACCTGCTGCACACCCTCGAGGCCGTGAGCGCCGTGGAAACCAGCCGTCACCTCCAGCGCCAGCGGGCGTTGGCCACGGAGAACAAGCAACTGATGCGCGCGATCGCGACCCGAGACATGATCGGCCAAGCCAAGGGCATGGTCGTGGAGCGCTTCAATATCGACGCCGATGAGGCCTTCGGCCTGCTGACCAGGCTCTCGCAGGAAACGAACACCAGGGTTGAGGAGATCGCCCGCAACTTGGTGCACGCGGACCTTCCGCCGCGTTTGAGCTAAGCGGTTCGCCGGCCGATCAGACTTCGCCGGCCGGTCAGAGGACGTGCAGGCCCTGGGCGAGTTGGGAAATCCCGACCACCGTGAACAGGGCCACCAGGATGTGCCGGTGATAGGTCCGCACCCAGTTGTGCAGCACGAGCAAGAAGGCTTGAGTTTTCGCCGGCGTGGCGACGTAGCCGACCAGGATGACCTCGACGACGGCATACATCAAGAGGATGAACGCCACGGAGGCGCTGGCCTGCGCGGTGACGGAGGCACCCGAGGCCGCGATGATGGCGACGATGAAAAGGACGCCGTCGATGGGCACCGAGATGATGCCGATCACCCATGCCACCCATGAGGAGCCGCTGTCCCAGGCGTTGTGCATGCGGGCGAGGAGTCGCCGGAACGGGGATGGGTCCTCGGTCGACTCATCCCGCACCCGGGTCAGCAGCCGCGGCATCGCGATCGGTGCCCCGGAGACCGTCGACAACGCGGGAGATCGGTCGTCGTCGGGTGCGGGTTGGGAACGCCGGGTAACGAAGCGCACCGTCATGAGTGCGGCGATCGATAGGCCGACCACACCAAGGCCGATTTGGATCTTCCCGAGGTTCGAGCTCGTCGACTGGGCGGCCGAACCGTGCGCGACATGTCCGAACATCGGCGTGAAATTCAGCAGGATCAGCGGGATGAGCAGCTCGGGTATGCACACCGTCAACCCGCCGAGCCAGTAGGCGAGCAGGCTCGGCCCGGGCCGCGGACGCGAAATCATCAGCAGGGCTAGACCGAGACGGACCGGATTGAGCGCAGCCAAGATCCCCAAGCCCAGCACTGACCCCCACATGGTTCCCGGCTCTACCCGCGAACGTTGGGGGCTAAACGCCGCCCGAAAGCTGGATCAGCGCTGCGAAAATTCTTTTCGGCAAAGCCGGCTATGAATCAGCTGTGTGTGCCTAATCATGATCTCGTTCAACAGTTTTCAATAGCACTGCGCGACGCGTTGCAGGCCTGGTGAGAGACTGGATCCGCAGGCCGGAAAACCGCCCGTCCGCGGTGGACGCTCTCGGAGTCCAGTGTTAGCCGGCCGGCTCGACGCCCCATCGTCGGCGAACGCCGTCAATGCCTTAGCTGCGTGAGAACAATCACAAACTGCCTGCGTGCGGGCGTGTCGAAACGGCAGATCCCGCTTAGCAAATCGCGCCGGGGTGGGGCCGACGGTGGATCCCGCTCGCCGGCATTCGTATGTGCGGACGGATCTTGGGGTCCGGTTGCGCCGGCCACGCTTAACCGGTCGCAGCTACGGGATCGCGCTGAGTGG is part of the Mycobacterium mantenii genome and encodes:
- a CDS encoding succinic semialdehyde dehydrogenase — encoded protein: MPAPSAEVFDRLRQLAAIKDAAARQTKTIDEVFTGKPLTTIPIATAEDVEAAFAEARAAQADWANRPVTERVEIISRYRDLVVQNREFLMDLLQAEAGKARWAAQEEIVDLVANANYYARVSEDLLKPRTVQSLLPGIGKTTVGYQPKGVVGVISPWNYPMTLTASDSVPALLAGNAVVLKPDSQTPYCALACAELLYKAGLPRALYAVAPGPGSVVGTAIIDNCDYLMFTGSTATGRQLAEHAGRRLIGFSAELGGKNAMIVTRGANLDKAAKAATRACFSNAGQLCISIERIYVEKDIADDFAGKFGAAVRNMKLGTAYDFSVDMGSLISAGQLNTVTDHVDDAKAKGAKVIAGGKARPDIGPLFYEPTVLTDVTPEMECAANETFGPVVSIYPVADVDEAVEKANATEYGLNASVWAGSSAEGQQIAARLRSGTVNVNEGYAFAWGSLSAPMGGMGQSGVGRRHGPEGLLKYTESQTIATARVFNLDPPLGIPGTLWQKSLLPIVRTVMRLPGRN
- a CDS encoding ANTAR domain-containing protein, whose translation is MRNQGRFDVIAREMVQGASGGCCLLLDRDLRIRAASTDYERVTLRQHGELPGQYLFDAFPDNPKDPHADGTAKLASSLETAMQSGHTHTMRMQRYDIPDPAAPDEFLPKVWSPTNSPLLDHGELVGVVHRVEEVAQSRQLLDEVARDIDHGVAWDPADLLHTLEAVSAVETSRHLQRQRALATENKQLMRAIATRDMIGQAKGMVVERFNIDADEAFGLLTRLSQETNTRVEEIARNLVHADLPPRLS
- a CDS encoding cyclic nucleotide-binding domain-containing protein, whose protein sequence is MKADAKRYEEDARRLRRYVTFESFSDAELQRLARAAHRTSTSAPLPLIHEQTPSDSVYVLLSGEVGVYVGRDRVAALGPGEVIGESALHRGRLRSATVTTMGPAELLRIERDDLAALLDEIPALRQIIDASVARHVPVDLPPKPKPSHARLGVSVRTDLVERFEQAADSAGVDVATALEDALTHWIERNGTA
- a CDS encoding GAP family protein yields the protein MWGSVLGLGILAALNPVRLGLALLMISRPRPGPSLLAYWLGGLTVCIPELLIPLILLNFTPMFGHVAHGSAAQSTSSNLGKIQIGLGVVGLSIAALMTVRFVTRRSQPAPDDDRSPALSTVSGAPIAMPRLLTRVRDESTEDPSPFRRLLARMHNAWDSGSSWVAWVIGIISVPIDGVLFIVAIIAASGASVTAQASASVAFILLMYAVVEVILVGYVATPAKTQAFLLVLHNWVRTYHRHILVALFTVVGISQLAQGLHVL
- a CDS encoding DUF4383 domain-containing protein, with product MRWSFAQIGLLIICVVHVIQAVVGFIINPSFATGPNAPTVQLLGMDYNGWHAVAGVALFAPGLVFAMRKSWAVLYLLLAAIAGALPGIWAFFSHQVAFVFTFPNNVTDAVVHLVTAAIMVAVAAVQIRMDGGLRNSLGDLRKAP